The nucleotide sequence TGGCGGGATTCGGGCCCTTGCATTCAAGCGGTGGCTGCAACGAATGTGGACGGGTTTGAGAGTAGTCGGTGGAGTTCTTCGGCGGGGGTGCGCCAGTTGTGGCGTTTTCTGGGTCGGGCGTTGAGTTCGGCGGCGACCTGGTCGAGCCAGCCGGGGCCGTAGAACGACAGGTCGGTGCCTTTGGGGAAATACTGGCGCAATAGTCCGTTGGTGTTCTCGTTGGTGCCGCGCTGCCATGGACTGTGCGGGTCGCAGAAGTAGATCGGCAGGCCGGTGGCTTCGGTGATCTTGGTGTGCAGCGCCATCTCGCTGCCTTGGTCCCAGGTCAGCGAGCGGCGCAGGACCTCGGGGATCTCGGGAACCTTGGCCGACATTGCCTCGGCCAGGGTGGCCGCGGTGTGGTCGCCGGGCAGGTGCAGCAGCATCACGAAACCGGTGGTGCGTTCCACCAGGGTGCCAATCGCTGAGCCCGAGGCGGTAGAGCCCAGGATGAGATCGCCCTCCCAGTGCCCTGGGATCGCGCGGTCCTCCGCCTCGGCGGGACGCTCACTGATGTTGATCATTTCTTTGAGCTTGCCGCGGCCTGTTTCCTTGCGGCCCTGCGCTTTTCGCTGAGTACGGCCGGTGCGCAGCGCGGTCTTGACCAGCCGGGCCAATTCTCCGCGGGGCTGAACGTAGATGGCTTGGTAGATCGTCTCGTGTGACACCCACATCTCCGGATCGTCGGGAAAGTCCTCCCGCAGCCGGCCCGCGATTTGCTCGGGACTATGCCGCTTTTCCAAGCGTGCCACCACCTCAGCCAACAATGCAGGCCTGGCCTGCAGGTGGCGCGGTTTGGGGCGCTTGCGGTTGGCCTCAGCGATGTCTTGACCCACCCGTGCCCGATAACCCGACCCGGTCTGCCCACGGGTGATTTCGCGGTCAATCGTGTCCCTGTGGCGCCCCAACAACCCGGCGGCCTGCCCCGGTGAGTGCGCTGTCTCCAACAGCTGTTCCAATCGGCAGCGCTCGATAAATGACAACGGCCCCTTCGGCGGTGACGGATCGGGCTCGATATCAACAGGCACGGCGGTTCTGGGCACATACCCAGCGTGTTGGACCCACCTCAGCGCGGCGGCATCTGACACGCCGGCGATCACCGCGGCCTCCGCCACCGTGGCCCCCGCACGCATCGCCTCCCAAAACCGCTCCCGAGCGGCCTGCGAATAACGCAGGCCGTAGTGCTTGGGATTGGTTTGATAACCCGCCGCCCTGGCCCAGGACCGACCCGTACCGCCGTGCACCCCGGCCACCGTCGCGGCCGCCGTTGGCGATAGCCCCGAATTCACCGCCTCCCAGAACCGCTCCCGCACCGACTCCGCCACGACACGCGAACCCTGCACCCGAAACCCCATCGAGCAACACCTCCGAACTCATCAGGTGTTGCAGCGACCACTTGAGTCTGACGCCTCAACCGCCGCCGTGGCTTCACACTGAATGGGCTGAGGCGTTGAGTGTGAACGTATGGCGGCATTCAAGCCCCAACCGCCGCCATGGCTTCACACTCAATGCGCTGAAGGGCGTTGAGTGTGAACGTATGGCGAGATCCGGACGCCAGCCAAACCCAAAATCTAGAACGTACTCGTGGGCCGCACCCGGTTGGCCATGTCGACCAGCGTGTAGCGATGCCGCTGGGTGGGCGCCACCCGTGCCAGCGTGCGCAGCGACGCCTCGACACCCAGCCGCAGTCCGTGCTTGGTGAACGGGAAG is from Mycobacterium conspicuum and encodes:
- a CDS encoding IS30 family transposase; this encodes MRAGATVAEAAVIAGVSDAAALRWVQHAGYVPRTAVPVDIEPDPSPPKGPLSFIERCRLEQLLETAHSPGQAAGLLGRHRDTIDREITRGQTGSGYRARVGQDIAEANRKRPKPRHLQARPALLAEVVARLEKRHSPEQIAGRLREDFPDDPEMWVSHETIYQAIYVQPRGELARLVKTALRTGRTQRKAQGRKETGRGKLKEMINISERPAEAEDRAIPGHWEGDLILGSTASGSAIGTLVERTTGFVMLLHLPGDHTAATLAEAMSAKVPEIPEVLRRSLTWDQGSEMALHTKITEATGLPIYFCDPHSPWQRGTNENTNGLLRQYFPKGTDLSFYGPGWLDQVAAELNARPRKRHNWRTPAEELHRLLSNPSTFVAATA